A segment of the Aptenodytes patagonicus chromosome 3, bAptPat1.pri.cur, whole genome shotgun sequence genome:
TAGATTAATGTTTaacagtgtatttttatttaatctgtaaAATCTTGTGTGCTGCACTGGTAGAAAGCACACTCTATACACTCTGTACTCACACAGCTCTTTCTAAAAAAGGGTTGTTCACTGCTGTAGTGTCTGATCTGTGAAAAGAGGTAATATGGCACAGAGAGGGCTGATGTGAGATGCAAGTGAGCTACTTCAGTGCCTATAGCAGAAACAGAACAATGCCTAAAAAGTAGGCATTTAAAGACAAGGGTCATCCAGAGAGTTAGATTCCCTCTCCAGTGAGGCCTGGCTTGCTCTGAAGCTCCCCCTCCATGCAGTGAGGAGAGATAAGTGGTTTTTATATTAAGGATCAAGTCTTTTAGGGAATATGTGGTGTTAAGAAACCTTTATGAATTATAGCAGTGACTGCTTTTCTGCATAAATCTAGGTGTCTACAGTGAGATCCTCTAAACACTAAGACGAAATTTCATCCCCAAAGCATGCAAGTGCTGCCTAATAGCTTTTTTCCAGTCAATGGGGTATTTTAGAGTGCTTTCTTGTATGTAGGCTGTTATTTTGCTTAGAGACTCATTTTTATCCTTTCTGGACACATCCATAGGTGTCTTGCCCCAGAAGACAGAACAAACCAGGAGGAAAGCTCAATAGTCTTTCCTTGATGCTCTAATCACTTGATTACCCCTCTTAACACAATCATAGATAGAATCAAACACATTAGCAGCAGGATTAAGTAGGTAAAACCCAGCTCACTCACTCACCTCAGGCTTCTTCAGTTCCTCAGTTACATAGTTCAGGTTGTTCCACCCATCGTAGGACCAGAGTCCCTGGTAAAACGCCACTCCAACTGCCCCGATACCTGCAGTtgtgttttgaaaagcattttgaaaactcTGAGTTTGTCCCTTGGCAAACAGCACCAATCCACCCACCACGATCACGAGCAAAGCCAAGAGTTTGGCAGCTGTAAAAATGTTCATAATAGATGTCGCCAGCCTCACGTTGAGACAGTTGATGATAGTTAAAAGCAGGATGCAGGCAGCAGCTGTACATTTGACGACAACCTGTGGAGATGAGCATCCTGGGTAGAACGGCGCAACGGCGTATTCAGCAAAGCTCAGACAGACAGCTGCCAAACCAGCTGGTCTCACCAGGATAACAGAAGTGTAGGCGAAAAGGAAAGCGGGAAAAGAACCAAAAGTCCTCAAGATGTAAATATATTCTCCTCCAGACTCTTTAATTATGGTTCCAAGCTCAGCGTACGACAAGGCTCCAAACATGGCCAGGAGACCACACGCTGCCCAGATaagcaggctgctggcagggctcccCATATGATGTAGCACCCACTCAGGGGACATAAAGATCCCCGAGCCTATCATAGTGCCTGCAATTAATGACACTCCACTAATCAGGCCTACCTCTTGCTTCAGTCttaatttctccttcccttcactCAGATCTGTGGATGAACGAGGTGAATCCGTTGTCTCCCTTTTCCTCATTGTGGAAATGTTAGGAGATGTTGTTGTTAGGAGATAATATGGAGTAAGACCGAGGCATTTGAAAAAGGGCTATCTCAGGCTTTTAGGGTTAAGTTAATAATTACAAAAGTCACGCTGAACACTGTCAAGAAATACAAACTTACCTTCCGcgtttttcattctttcattacCCATCTTATCTTGGTAATTTATTACGGTTCAGCTCCTGCCAAGATTGATTATCTTTGAATCTCATTGCAAGCAATAGTAATGGATAGCATTCAGCACCACCTCAGAATCACTCAGCACCTTACTGGACCGTGTCCCTGATTACCTCTCCTTTAAATTATGCTTCAAATGGTATCTGAAATAAGGATCAGGTAAGCAAAATCTCCATGCAAATCTGTACTTTATTCTTTGATTAAAAGTCAACGCTCAAGCACCTGCTTTAGTGCTCAATTGTATTTTCATTCCCCACTATAAAGTGATCAAACAAACAAGCCTGCTACCCAACATGCTATGGCTTTGCTCAATGAGGAACATTTCCAGTGTCTTAATCAAAGACACAGAAATGTTATGCTAAAAACAGTCCAGAGACTGTTTTTCTGCACAATAGTAGGGGACaagtctgtttttttcaaattttagaaAGTGCAGGAGGAGAAGAGTGAAAAGGCTGTAATTACCTTTTTATGGGCCCTTTTAGCCAATGTACATGAGGTATGCACATTCTTACCAGACCATGATCTTCAAAGGACTTTGTCACTGCTTATCATATACACATTTCAGTGCACACCCAAGAGAAACGTAGAGATACAAGCTGTTGGAAATGCCACTGACCCCTGCGTAGATATCTAACACATAAAATTTCAGACTTTGAGGAGGGTTCTGCTATAAATCTGAATACTGTTACAGTGCATGAAGGTGTATTTTGTGATCTGTGATATGTACGAAGTATTGAGCAGAAGGGAATGTCCATATGGATTCCTTTGAACTTAAACTAAATTTTACTGACTGCAACTATAAAGAAGGAGAGTTACTGTCCTTGGTGGTCTCTTGTAGGCTTCTGTTGTGATAAGTACCAGAAAACAGGATTGAGACCTTCCTCAGCCCTTCATGGAAACAGCAGACCTTGAATCTTTAAAACTATGTGTCCTCCTCAACCATTTGAGCTAAAAAAAGCATGAATataaacagaaaagtatttttattgtttgtctAAAAACTTCTTCTCTCCTAAATCATTTAGATttctctttgcttgctttttttaaaaaaaaatcatctcgcTAGCTTTGCAGTTTTCTGCAAGAAGTGCCCAAGATAACTCTTGGACTTTTTGCAAAACTCATGGGGACGTAAGAAAAACAACATATACAAGTCACATAATTTCTCATGCTAAAGCAAATAAAGTTGCACAGATTTTAGCATCGGGGGGGGGGTATGTATGAACTTATAAAAATTCACAGCTGATCAAGCTGTAGCTTTAACAAGAGTGAAAAGTTACTTTATCTGTATCAAGCAGGTATTTTCATTCTTCCTAGCAAAGATGTGAGTTCTGAGAATAAACATACACAGCTTGTACTGCAAGGATGCAAGTTAATGCATTTCAGGTTAATGGTTTGCAAAGTGCTTGAGAACTTGGAGGGGGGCATCCCAGTAATGCAgagtattttgttttacttctacTAAGTGACAGTGCTCTTCTTGTTAGCTGGTTTAGCTATTTGTAGCGTATTCTTTTTCAAATTGCTAACCACAGTGTTAGGCGAGGCTGGAATCCTTCAGAGGTCTAAAGGTCTGGTTTTTTCTGCACTATAGACTCTCTACTTCTGTGTGCATTCATACATGTATTATATATACCAATCCTAATTGAAAACTTATTCACAAAATACAGTTAAATCAATGCTAAAGGAAAACTTAATATGACTACAGGTAGTTAAGTATCTTTCTAGTAAGGTTACAGATATATTTCCAAAactgttcttctgttttaatGAAGGAGCGTCTTTTCTAAAGTGTAAATGCAAGGTTCTTGGAGGGCCTGAGAGGACCTTTTCAAACCTTTACAGTTCCTGCTCCTAGAAATTAAGAACTTGCAATCTAATGTTGCAGAAATAATCAGAATTTCCTCAAATTTGATCATGCCAAAAAATTTCTATAAGACCACTCAGATAACAAGGATTAATTAACTGGTTCATCAATATCTTCAGTCAGTTCCTAAAGGGAGGTCTATTTCCAGTCCCAGGAACATTGTTACTCAGTTCCAACTGTTTCTACCTAAAGTAATAATGAATCTAATTAATCACAATAAGAACTTGAGGCTATCAGAGACAGTCTGattgctttagatttttttttccattgacttgttcttttttttgacTGCTACCATCAGTAAGGAGCAGCCGTAAGATATTTTAGTCAAATGATTGTCACAATTACCATTTTTCAAAACTGGCTATGTCAAAGGGCATCTCACTGCTCTCCTTCAAAAGATGTGTATGAGCAGGAGTAAAAATAAAGTACTGCTTTCTTCTTATGTGGTGTAGCAAAACTTTGTTGCTCAAGCTGTCACATAATAAATCCCCTACCTAAACAACCCTCACTTTTCATTTACCTCTGACATTGCAATGTGTGGTTGCCATCTACTGGTCTCAAAACAATATGGCAACTTTGTCCAGTGAAACATGGCTCACTCTACATTTGGTTTTGATATTTTGCATTactgattaaaaagaaaccctACAATAAGTATTAGTTCTTCAATATTAAGGTATCACAAATAGAGAGTACAATTGAGTCGTGAATGAAAATTCTCCTTAATGTGCTTAGGGCTATTTTTATCCCAGCAATAGCTACAAGGACTAGAGAAAGCTAATTTAAGGTAAAGGCCAATGTCAGTGGTAAGAACTAGACAAAACATGTAGgcaaatattttgcaatatttaattTCAGGTCCCAGGAGTGGTATTTGGAACACAGTTATGGGCTTGGCTTCCCTGTCCCATGCTTGGGAAAGAGTTACAAATCTCAGAGTGGGGATTAAAAATAACCTACAATCTGAGGATGGAGTGTAACTTTCTTCAGAGATAGACACCAATATTATACTTACGGAACTGTGCAGGgatcaagattttatttttttaaatacaaaaaaaaccccaacccaaaacccaagtTGTTATGAGGTAAACTAAGGGTTAGAGAATTCATCCAGGACATAACATGTGGGTTCAATGGCCGCCTCTACTTGAGAACATGGAAACCCACAACTCCAAGTTGAATACCCTCACCTCCAAAATGCAGGCTTTGAGCTGCAATTGCAGGCAGATCTTTGTACCTGCACTTGTGATGTAAGTAGAGATGCCTACTtgaaaagagggaggaaataaagGCTAAGAAAGTGGAGCTCTGAAATAGGTCTTGAGCCCAGAAGAAAAAATGGGGCAGGACAAAGCATGTCCCAGGTGCCCTGTGTGAAAACAGGAGAATGAAAGAGGACTCATTTAGAGgtgtctgcctggggaaggggtgcCCTATAGTGTTTGACTCTAAGCCTCTACCTCCCCAGTGCGTCCTGGCTTTTCTCACATCTGAGCCCCCCAAAACAGTGCAGCTTTGGGCCTCCACCCCGCTGGAGATGACCTGGACTCACCCCATCCTTTTGTGGTGCTGTCAGCCCCTGTGCACCCAGGGGCCAGCAGTGCTCGGTTGCTGCCAAGGGACCAGGGTCCCTGGCATACCTTGCAGCAAAGAAGCTCTGGCTGGGACTATAAAAATGCCAATGTGAGCTGCAGCTAGCAAAGAAAAACCCCAGCTTCAGCTActgggagcaggatggggaagaaaaaaaaaaggcatttcttagGATGCATGACAGCCCTAGGCTTCACAACAAGAATAATCAGATTGTTTAAGTTTGGTCAGTAACTGCCTTTCCCTGTCATGTCACAATAGCAGATCTGAGCCCAGGGGATTAAGAGGGAATCTAAAAACCAAGAACTTACCGTAAGCTGAGTTAGTGCTTCCTGTCTGGGTCTGCAGACAGCCTGCAGCGGGGGCCGCAGAAAGGTGAGCTCGAGGCTCCCTGCTCTCGTTCAGTAAAGGCTCAGCATATTCTGGTTCTGCAACTATTAAACTTTGaaagatttgcttttgttttacagaTATTCTGCATGAAAATGTATTTGGTATCCCACATGTTGCCAATCAGATACCGAACATTTTGTTTACTTATCTTACTGCATTCAGGAGGAAGCTACTAGTGTCGTACTGTATGTTCTCTGTGCTGCTCTGCGGAGCTGGGCATAGGGCAATAACAGTCCCACTCTTATACGCTGCATGGGTGTACTCTTAAATAAAAGAACTGTTACAGAAAATAGTGATGGAATAACACAAAGTAAGAaccacagctgaaaataaaataattacaactTTCATGAGTACTGATCCCAACCGCTGCTTGGAAAGGTCAAGAGTTGTGACTTAAAGTTCAgtttacaaacattttatttttattagaaatataaaataattattagaaAGGTTTACAATAAAACTAGAAAAGATAATGCTTCTCCTGATACGATTAGAATAGCATTTTGAAGCTAAACAAGCAAATAAGGATTACATTTTTACCACTAGACACTGCAAACATTAGAAACCAATACAAGAGAAGATCCTAAGCAAAGAAGATCTCAATCCTAAGATTGAGAGCAACAGAAGAGTATCTGTGTAAGTGTTTATTCCCCAGGCTGGTGGAGCAGTGacttcactaaaaaaaaaccaaaaccagaaaccaaGCCTACAAAAAATCAACAGTCTTAGACTAATGCTGGCCCCAGGATTCCACGTTTTGGCACTGCAAGCAGTTACTGTATCAAGTGCCATTGCTACATTTTCTTTCACCCACTGAGGGAATATTACAGAAGTTTCTTCCTTCATTCCTGTTTACATCCATATTTCCTGATTTTATGGCTATGTATATACACAGCGtacaaatgtgtatatatacacagcaTTCCAAAcctgtcctgttttctttttcttttcctagcagTGCTTTAAATTAGCCTCAacaatttctttgcatttttctgtagtCCTAAGAACTCCTTCGaaattttggaattaatttttaatttatttattaggtTTAATTCAAGATTAGATTATCTTATCCTATATGAAGTCTGTTTTGCAGAATCATTATCAAATGAATGCTGCCATTTTAAATACCAGAACACAAATAAACATGTTCATTAAAACTTTCTACCAAGCAAGatgaaaaatagaattaaaacaTGGCTATATTTTCAACTCTGAAATTCTGTTTAATCAGTGAAATGCATTCCTACATTTATGAGTAGACATATAATAATACTTTCACTAATGCTAAATAGTTTTATTAATTGTAAAACAAACTTTTACAACACATGTTTAGAGTTTAACCTGTAACTTTACATTCACTGTGTAGGTATCATTCTATAATAAAATAGTGTCCTCTGTACGATTCTTGTCAAAAGCACCATAATAATACTGGTCCAAATAATTCCAGTTTTTCTTAGGTGACAAGGGAACATAGTAACTGAAGGTACTTAACTTAGTGCCTTAAAGATTTCACCAAAACTGATAcctattttttaatgaaacccTGGACCAGAAGTGACATTTAAGGCCCACAGAAGGcagctcccttccccagcccaccccACTCCTGCTGCAACAGCATCTTCCTCCCGAGAACCCAAACGACCGGAAGGCTGTTTGCCCTcctgcctcttttcttcctcttaatcGCTGGGGCAAAAGGGAGGGAGCATCCAGCTTTGGTAGCGTAGTAGAGCAGAGCACCTGCGTGGGGGACTAGGAAAGACACTCAGATAATGGTAGCCAGGAAGAAAAATAGGGTAACATTGCTTGGAGCAGCTCCTGAAAGTTTTCTGGGCTGCCTCTGCCTGTTTGCTTTCTCTCAGTCACAGTACGAAGTGCAGGGTGGGGCTGGGTAGGCTTATCCCTGCATCGCACTGACTGCTGTCAACATGTGTGGGGCAGATCACTCTTCCACTGCTCTTCCCCCACGCTGGGGTGAGATGCGCTTCAGCATGCACTCAGGGCCAGCATGAGGTCAAGCTTTGCCCCTGTGTgcccaaaacatttcatttgcgGAGTAGGTATAGGCTGTATGGTGGGCTCTGGGCCATACTTAGAGCACTGTGGAGTTGATCTCCTGGGATAAGCTTGGTCAGGGACAAGGGGCCTCAGCCTGCCTCCGTGCCAGTTACTGCCTAGCTTCTCAAAAAGCTAGGACAAGGGATTAATTTTAACACCCTGTTTAATTATAACCTCACTTTGACTCTGCCaaatatcaagggaaaaaaaaagtttgcctggAAAAGTCACATAGGTTATGACACTCATATCTCTGGCTGGTGCTTTATGAAGTTGTAACAAACGTATTTTGCAGCTAATGCT
Coding sequences within it:
- the LOC143157750 gene encoding b(0,+)-type amino acid transporter 1-like yields the protein MRKRETTDSPRSSTDLSEGKEKLRLKQEVGLISGVSLIAGTMIGSGIFMSPEWVLHHMGSPASSLLIWAACGLLAMFGALSYAELGTIIKESGGEYIYILRTFGSFPAFLFAYTSVILVRPAGLAAVCLSFAEYAVAPFYPGCSSPQVVVKCTAAACILLLTIINCLNVRLATSIMNIFTAAKLLALLVIVVGGLVLFAKGQTQSFQNAFQNTTAGIGAVGVAFYQGLWSYDGWNNLNYVTEELKKPEVTLPRAVMIAIPLVTCLYLLVNVSYLAAMTPSEVLSSGAVAVTWGDKVLGSWAWLISLSVALSTFGSSNGTFFSGGRVCYIAAREGHMPDILSMAHVRCLTPSPALLFTSAMSLIMIISGSFTSIVNFFSFIAWLFYGMTISGLLYLKIKKPELPRSYKVPIIIPIIVLMASVYLVLAPIIDQPQIEIFYIVLFIFSGIILYFPLVRFKCHPRFLQRVTLHLQLFLEVAPTTRDAN